The Natribaculum luteum genome contains the following window.
CTGCGGCGATGTCGTTCGGCGACGCAGGCAAAGCGCCGATCTCGGACGCGACGCTGTACGGTAACAGCCTGGCGCTGGTCGGTGCCGTCACCGTCGCCGGCTACGTCCTGGCCGGTCGGTCGATCCGCCAGCGCGTCTCGCTGTTTCCGTACGTCACCGTCGTCTACACCGCCTGCGCGCTCACACTCCTCGCGTTCGTCGGCGCGCAGGGACACGCCTACGTCGCCTACCCCGCCCGCGAGTGGCTGCTCTTTCTCGGGATGGCCGTCGGCCCCGGCGTCTTCGGCCACACCGTCGTCAACTGGGTGCTCGAGTACCTCGAGTCGGTCGTGGTGAGCGTCGCCTGGCTGGGCGAACCCGTCGGATCGACGGTGCTTGCGTTCCTGTTGCTCGCCGAGGTGCCCGACGCGATCACGGTCGTCGGCGGGTTGATCGTCCTCGCGGGGATCTACGTGACGACGATCGAGCGCGAGCGACACAGCGACGTATAGACTCGAGTGGACGTGGTAGCCGCCAGATCGGGTTCGAATCCGTCGACGCTGCAACCATTTCGCTGCGGAAACCGTTCGACGTCCTGCGTTTCCGAGTCGGGACGGTACTACCGGGCGGATAAGTAACCCTGACCGGTGGCTGCCTTCGGGTAGACTATGAGCGAGCAGACGAGACGAGACGTGGTGCGGTACGCTGGACTCTCGGTGGCGATCGGGATGGGTGTGACGACGGTAACGGCAGACGGATCGGCAGACGACGAGTCGGCGACAACCGACGACTCCAGCGGCTGGTCGTCGATTCGCGGCGACGCCGGAAACACGGGATTCGCTCCGAACGCGACGGGGCCGACGTCGCCGGCTGCCGTCGCCTGGGAGTACGACCACGGCGGATCGTTCGCCGTCGTCGACGGGACGGTCTACCTCGCCGCCGACGGACGGGTGCACGCGATCGACGCGATCGGCGGATCACTCGAGTGGGAAACCGCGATCACGACGGCGGACGGTGCGGAACAGGTGGAAGTCATGGGACCGCCGGCGGTCGCACACGACACCGTCTACGTCACCACCAGGGGACGGGACCCGGACCTCACCGCGCTCGACGCCGCGACAGGGGACCGACGCTGGCAAGCCAGCGACCTCGGGTACGAGACGAATCGGGCACCCGTCGTCGCGAACGGCCGGGTGTTCGTCGTCGCGGACAAGGTCCTGTACGCGCTCGACGCGCGCAGTGGCGAGCGGCGATGGCAGTTCAAGCCGGAACCGATGCCGATCGGCGACGGTCGGACGCGGGGCGATGGCTTCCAGCGAGAGCCCGTCGCCGTCGCCGACGGAACGGTGTTCGCCGTGAGTAACAACCGGCTGTTCGCCCTGGACGCCGAAACCGGAGCCGAGCGGTGGCGAGACAGGGTCGACGACTGGCGATCGAACACGTTCACCGGCTACCCGGTCGCCGCTGGCGGCGTCGTGGCCGTCGTCAAGTCCGACGCCGTGAGGATCTACGACGCCGAAACCGGTTCGGAACGATCGACGGTGCCGAGCCACTCACTGGACGTCCTCGGCGACGACCGCGTGTACGCCGTCATCGACCAAGAGGGGGATCGGACGACCGTCGCCGGCTACGATCTGGAGACTGGAAACCGCGTCTGGCAGCCGTCGGACCGCGCGGGTTCGCCCGTTTCGACCGCCGTCGACGACCACTCCGTCTACGTCGGACTCGAAGCGTCCGGCGTGGCCGCCTTCGGCCGAACGGACGGAACCCGCGAGTGGCACGTCGACGTCGACGCGACGCCGCGCCAGCTCGCTGTCGTCGGCGACACCGTCTACGCCAGCGGTGACGCGCTGTTCGCGATTCGGACCGAAGACGAAAGCGGGGGTGACGGCGGTGCCGGCGGCAACGACGAGGAAACGTCCGCAGGCGACGGAGACGAGGCGAGCAGTGACGTCGAGAGCCAATCGACCGACGGGGCCGACGACACCCCGGGATTCACCGCCGGGGCGAGCGTCGCCGGCGGGACACTCGTCCTCGAGTGGCTCCGTCGACGGGCCGCCGACGAGTGACGAGTGAGACGCGTCCTCGAGTTCGCGTCCCGTGTGCCGTCGTCGACGGCCGCTGCTCGAGTGGCTACGCGTCCTCGACGTACGACGGGCGCTCGGCGTACTCGATCGGATCGCAGACGCCGACGTTCTGGAACGCCTGCAGGCGAAACGCGCAGGCGTCACAGGTGCCACAGGCCGGTTCGTTCTCGCGGTAACAGCTCCAGGTGTGTTCGAACGGCACCTCGAGTTCGACTCCGCGTGCGGCGATGTCGGTCTTCGACCACTCGACGAACGGCGCTTCGATCGCGATTTCGGTCTCGGGTTTCGTCCCGACGTCGACTACGGTCTCGAAAGCCTCGAAGAACGCCGGACGGCAGTCCGGATATCCCGAGAAATCCTCGCTGTGGGCACCCATGAAGACCGCGTCGCAGTCGTTCGCTTCGGCGTAGGAGACGGCCATCGCGAGCAGGTTCGCGTTCCGGAAGGGGACGTACGACGACGGAATCTCGTCGCTCTCCAGGTCGGCGTCGGCGACGGTCAGGTCGTCGTCGGTGAGACTCGAGGCCCCGATCGCGGCGAGGTGACTCGTCTCGATTCGCAGGAACTCGGCCGCGTCGAGGTCGTCGGCGAGCCGGCGGGCACACTCGAGTTCGCGATCCTCGGTACGCTGGCCGTAGGAGGTGTGCAACGCGTAGATCTCGTACCCGCGTTCGCGAGCCTCGTAGGCGGCGGTGGCGCTGTCCATGCCGCCGGAGAGGAGGACGACGGCGCGTTTCGTCGACGATTCGTCGGTCGCTGTCTGGGAAGTGGCAGTCATCGGTTGCGTGCGTTACGTTTCTGGGGCGTCGTTCCAGAGGTCGACGTGCAGGCGGGGCGTGTACCGGAAGCCGTACTCGAGCGCGAGGTCTGCGACCCGCGAGCGGGTCTCCGCGAGTCGCTCGCGGGTGGCCCCCTCGGGCATCAACAGGACGTCCTCGTCGCGGATCGGTTCCGACGCGACCGCACGGAGACGTTCGAGGAGGTCTACGATCTCGGGTACGTCGTCGGCGTCGGTCACGACGAACTTGAGCTGGAAGTCGAACGACTCGACCAGTCGGGCGAGCGTCTCGAGGTCGATCCGGTCGCGTTCGTGGCGGTCGGCCCACTCGCCCCGGTTTACGGCACCCTCCGGTCGCCGTCGACCGTTCGGAGAATCCTCCGAAATCTCGCTTCTCGGATCGCGCTCCGGCGTCGGCGTGCTGCTCTCGAGTTTCGGGCTGATCGACGCGAGGTCGATCGGGGCGTCCCGGTAGATCGTGCCGTTCGTCTCGACGGTGACGTGGTAGCCCCGGTCGTCGAGCGCGGAGAGCAAGTCGACGACCGTCTCGTGGAGCAGGGGCTCGCCGCCGGTGACGACGACGTGGGTCGCGTCGGACGACTCGACCTCGGCGAGGATCGACTCGAGGTCCATCCAGGCGTGGGTCGGCTCCCAGGAGGTGTGGTAGGAGTCACAGAACCAACACCGGAGGTTACAGCCGCTCGTGCGGACGAAGACGGACGGAACGCCGGCGAGTTTTCCCTCACCCTGAAGCGACGTGAACAGTTCGTTGATCGGGAGGGCGTCCTCGCGATCGGTGGCGTCCTCCCGGTCGACGGCGTCGGAGACCGGCATCTCAGAAGCGACCTCCACCGCAGAGTTCGCTCGTCTCGCGAACCTCGACGGCGACCTCGGAGACGGTCTCGGGCAGCGCCGCCTCGAGTTTCTCCTCCAGGACGGCGCTCATCACCTCCGCCGTCGGCGGATGCTCGAGGACGACGACCGCGTCGTCGTCGCCCGCGGACTCGAAGGCGTCGATCAGCGGATCGCCCGCCTCGAGGAGGAACATGTGGTCCCACTCGAAGATCACGTTAGTAATATCGCCTTTGTCGACGACCCAGCCCTCGTCGGTCAGCTTTCCGGCCACGGAAACGGTGATTTCGTAGTTGTGACCGTGTGGACGGGCACACTTTCCGTCGTGGTGGCGAAGTCGGTGGCCCGTACTGATTCGGATGGGGCTGTCTCGTCCGACGTGAATGACGCGATGGCTCCCGATCGGTCCGTCGTCGATCGTTCGCGTGTGTGCGTCGTGATCCGGCTGGCCAGGTCGGCTAGTCATACCCAGGTATTCTCTCGAGATTACTTAACGGTTGCAGATCGTCGCAGGCACCGACGGCCAGCCGATAGCTCTCGCGAGAAACCTGTCGGGTGTGTCGCTCGTCTCATACTGCCGGACAACACGGTTCAGACATCGATCGCACTCGAGACGCTGTCGTCGCTGCCGACAGCCGTCGAGACGCGATCGAGTAGTCACTGACTGTTGTCCGGTAGTATCAGTTGGTCAGATACGCGTCGATTGGCGAACGACGGGCGGTGCCGCAACGGACCGGTCCGTCGCGACGAGCAAAAGTGAAACGTTACCGCTGCCGCTGCTCTTCCAGCCGATTTTTGGCTTCGGTACGCCGTTTGCGCGAGAACTGGGGTCGGTCGCCGGTGAAGTCGATTTCGATCTCGTCGAGCGTCCGTCGATAGATGTTGGTCCGTCGCCCCTCGTCGGAGAGCTGTCGGCCTTCACACTCGAGCAGCCCCACGTCGACGAGTTCCTCGATCCGTCGGTAGCAGGTCGCGATCGGAATCTCGATATCCTCGCTCAGCGTCTGTGCCGACTTCGGCGTCCCCGCAGCACAGAGAATCTCCGCGCTGTACTTGTTCCCGAGCGCCGAGAGCAGCGTGCTCGATTCCGGTTCCTGCTGTTTCGTCCAACCACCATGTGCCATCACTATAGACAACACCAATTATCAAAATTGAACCTTACGATCGAACTGAGTTTTTTCTTAGAATGACTGTCATTAAATCATATATGACAGGGTGCAGTGACGAGACGCATTTGGTCCGTCGGAACGAACGGCGGGTATGGACGTAGCGGTCGTGACCGTGGGAGACGAACTGCTCGCCGGCCGAACGACGAACACCAACGCAACGTGGCTCTGTGAACGACTCACCGACCGCGGCGTGGCGGTCGAACGCGTCACGACGGTTCCAGATCGCGTTCGAGATATCGCCCGCGTCGTCAACGAGTACCGCGCCGAGTACGACGCCGTGGTCGTCACTGGCGGTCTCGGTCCCACCCACGACGACGTTACGATGGAGGGCGTCGCCGCCGCGCTTGGTCGAGAACTCGAGGAACACGACGACGCGCTCGAGTGGCTCACCGAGGTCGGCGGCTACGAGCGCGACGACCTGACGGACGGAACGGAGGAGCTCCCAGCCGGCGCGCGGGCGCTACACAACGAGGTCGGCGTCGCACCGGGGGCAGTACTCGAGAGCGTCTACGTCCTCCCCGGCGTGCCAGAAGAGATGAGAGCGATGTTCGAGACGATCGAGAGCGAATTCACCGGGGAGCCACGCCACCGCGAGGTCGTCGTCGCCGACGAACCGGAGAGTGCACTCCTCGAGCGGGTACAGACGCTTCGCGAAACGTTCGACGTGACCGTCGGGAGCTACCCCGGCGACTCCGTCCGGCTTTCGATCGAGGGGACGGACGAGACGACCGTCGAGTCGGCCGCCGCGTGGCTCCGCGAACGGGTCGAGACGTCGGACGCCTAGCGGTAGAGGTACAGCAGCCAGACGACAGTGATAAGCAGGCTCACGATCAGCACGGCCCAGCCGGTGACCTCGGGCAGCGCGGTCTCGGTCGAAAGGATCGCGTCGGTCAGTTCGTTCATGTTCGCCGGTGTGTGCCGGGACCTCTTAACGTTTCAGAAACGGTGCCGATACTCGAAAGAGGGCAGCCGGCGCGTCGTCTTCCCGTCTCGTATGTTGTGAGCCGGTACCGATTCACCTGCGACCCGTCTTGCGGTTGCGTGGGCAACCAGTCACAGCAATCATTATCAGGGCGACCGGTTACCGCGCTGCTCGAGGATCCGATCGACGATCAGCCGCGTCGAGAGCAGTTCCTCCTCGTAGCGCGGCTCTCTTCCCTCGGCGCGACGAATCTCGCAGTCGATCCCTCGGCGCTCGAGTTCGTCCTCGATCGCCGCCTCGTCGTGGTGCTGGTCGTGACCGAGGACGATCACGTCGGGGTCGATCTCCTCGATCGGAACGAAGATGTCCTCCTCGTGGCCCAGGATCGCCTCGTCGACGGCCTCGAGGGCGGCGACGACGTCGCGGCGCTGTCTCGCGGCGCAGATCGGCGTCTCCTTGTGGTCGACGTTGCTCTTGCGGGCGACGATGACGTAGAGTTCGTCGCCCATCGACGCGGCCTGCTCGAGGTAGTGTACGTGGCCGGGGTGGAGAACGTCGAACGTCCCCTGTGCGATTACTGTCCGTGTCATGTCGTCACCGTCGTCGGATGTGTCCCGGTCATGATCGTCGATGTCGGTCTCGTCACCGTAGCTCCTCGTCGATATCCGCCTGCGTGAAGTCGAAGAAGTCCTCGGCGTCCGGTAACTCGACGTCGATGACGTCGAGCGTCGTCTGCTGTCCGTGCGAGTCGAACGCCTGCCAGTCGGTGCGACGGTACGGCGCGCCGATGATGATGTGCACCGAGCCCCGACCGAACGTCTGCAAGTCAGCATCGCTCGGCCGCAACACGCCGTTTGGGTGCGAGTGGACGCTCCCGAGTGACCGCACGTCGTTCGGGATCTGATTCGTCTTGACCGTCGCACTCACGCTGTTCGTCTCGGTGCCAGGGATGACGAGGACGTCCGTGATGACGAGTCCGTCCCGGTCGAGTCCCAGCTGCGAGGCCTCGGTCCCGCGAAGCATCCCCATGTACTCGTTCGGGTGGGACGCCTCGGCGGACTCGAGGGCGAACTCGAGTGTCTCCCCGGCGATGCCGAGGATCTCGCTCGAGCGAAACAGCGCGTCGAACAGCCCCATATCGGTCATTGCGGGCTTGCCGTTGCTAAACGTTCCGAAAGGCGCGCCAGCCGAACGTGCGGGCGGTCTCGTCACGCGGCCGTCGTTTCTTGGCAAGCGTTATACGCGACCGTCTCAAATTACGCCCAACGATGACACGTGATTCTGCCGGCGAGGCCGGCGAAGACGGACATTCCGTCGTCTACGATCTCGCTCCCGACTGTACCGCAGAGGACGTCGAAGAGGGAACCGCCTACCTCGCAGAGATAAACGGTATCGTCGAGTACGGCGTCTTTGTCGACCTCTCTGACTCGATCTCCGGACTCGTCCACGAGTCCGTCCTCGAGGGAACCTACCGCGTCGGCGACGAACTCGTCGTCGAACTCGAGAACGTCCGTGAGAACGGCGACCTGGCGTTCGAACCCGTCGACGTCGAGGAGTACGACGTCGAATCGGTCTCCCACGATTACGCGCTGACCGGGACCGGCCGCCTCGAGGCGAACGTCGGCGAACAGATCCACCTCGAGGGCGAGGTCGTCCAGGTCAAACAGACCGGCGGCCCGACGCTCTTTCACGTCGCCGACGAGGACGGCGTCGTCCCCTGTGCCGCCTTCGAGGAGGCCGGCGTCCGCGCGTACCCCTCGATCGAAGTCGGCGACCTCGTGCGCGTCACCGGCACGCCCGAACGACACGAGGGAACCGTCCAGATCGAAGTCGACGGCCTCTCGACGCTCGACGGCGACGTCGAACGCGAGGCACGGGAACGCCTCGAGGAGGCGCTCGAGGCCCGCGCACAGCCACACGAGGTCGAACCCCTGATCGACTGGCCGGCCTTCGAGAAACTCCGTCCCGACCTGGAGGAGGTCGCCCGCCTGCTCCGGCGGACCGTCCTCGAGGGACGCCCGATCCGGGTGCGCCACCACGCCGACGGCGACGGGATGTGTGCCGCCGTCCCGGTCCAGATCGCACTCGAGCAGTTCATCGCCGACGTCCACGAGGACGACGACGCCCCGCGTCACCTCGTCAAGCGCCTGCCGGCGAAAGCGCCGTTCTACGAGATGGAAGACGCGACTCGCGACCTCAACTTCGCACTCGAGGACCGGGCCAAACACGGCCAGCAGCTCCCACTGTTGCTGATGCTCGACAACGGCTCGACCGTCGAAGACGTCCCGGCCTACGAGACGCTCACCCACTACGACATCCCGATCGTCGCCATCGACCACCACCACCCCGACCCCGAGGCCGTCGAAGACCTGCTCGACGCCCACGTCAATCCCTACCTCCACGACGAGGACTACCGGATCACGACCGGGATGCTCTGTGTCGAACTCGCCCGGATGATCTACCCCGAGCTCACCGACGAACTCCGGCACATCCCCGCCGTCGCCGGCCTCGCCGACCGTTCGAAGGCCGACGCCATGGACCAGTACCTCGAGCTGGCAGCCGAAGAAGGGTACGACGAGACGCGCCTCAAAGACGTCAGCGAGGCACTCGACTATGCGGCCTTCTGGCTGCGGTACAACTCGGGCGACCAGCTCATCAGCGACCTCCTCGAGGTCGACGCGGACGACGAGCAGCGCCACCGCGACCTCGTCTCGTTTTTCGCCGACCGCGCCCGCGAGGAAGTCGACGAGCAACTCGACGCCGCGATGGCCCACGTCGAACACGAGGTGCTCGACAACGACGTCCACCTCTACCGGATCGACGTCGAGAACTACGCCCACCGCTTTACCTACCCCGCACCCGGGAAGACGACCGGCGAGATCCACGACCGCAAGATCGAGGAGACCGGCGACCCGGTCATCACGGTCGGCTACGGTCCCGACTTCGCCGTCCTCCGCAGTGACGGCGTCCGACTCGACATCCCGAACATGGTCTCGGAACTCGAGGCGGAAGTCCCCGGCGCGGGCGTCTCCGGCGGTGGTCACCTCGTCGTCGGCTCGATCAAGTTCGTCAAGGGCAAACGAGAGGAGGTCATCGACGCACTCGTCGAGAAGATGGCGGCCGCCGACATCGACGAAGCGCTCTCGAGCGCCGTCCCGATCGACGACTAACGATAGCGAGCGTCAGTCGCCCGCGGATTCGGTGACTTCCGTCGTTTCGGTGGCCTCCACGTCGGCGTCGGTCTCGACGTCGTACCCGTGGGTGTGGAACGAGCCGAGACAGTTGAACAGGCCTCGTTCGTAGATGTCCGGCTCCTTGCTGATCCCGATGTGCGAGCCGATCTTCGCGTCCGCCCAGTAGGCGTTGTGCGGGCCGTCGAAGAGCCGTCTTAAGAGTCGCGGGTCGACCTCCATCTTGAGATACCCATCGTAGTCGTCGACGTCGACGTCCGTCACGTACCGGTACCCCTCGCCGTTTGCCGAGAGTTCGAGACAGACGTCGTCTAGCAATGGGATGAGGACCGTCGTATCGGTGTTGTAACCGATTCGTTCGCGTTTCTCCTCGAAGTTTTCGTAGGCGTAGGGGACGTACGCCTTGAGTTCCGATAGCGTCGGCATCGGATCGGTCTCGTAGTCGAAGGTTCGGGGCGCGAGTTCCTCCTCGATGTACCGGCGTTTCTCCTCCTGATCGATCGGTTCGAACGGCGCAGACCGCTCGCCGGTCTCGAGGTCGATGTACTCACCGGAGTTCAAAAAGACGCACTCGTGTTCGTCCGGATCGACGTTTTGCCGGAAGAACTCGTAGGCCCGTTCTCTCGGCGGGTTCGCCGTGTACTGATTCAGGTGCGCGAGGTTCCCCGCCAGCACGTACTCGCCGGCAAACGGCATGTAGTAATCAGGTTCGAAGATGTCGATGAACTCGAGGGCCAGTTCGTGTTTCTCGCGGATCACGCGGTCGCGCTCGCGGAGTTTCGTCTCGTGGTCGTAATTCGTCACCGCCTGCGGGTAGAACTGGGCTGCGCTGTACTGGTGACAGAGCAAGTCGATGTGCCCGTACTCGTGTTTTATTCGTTGGAACACAGACTCGGCGATCGGGTACGGGCAGTCGTTGGTATCCACGACCGTGTACTCCCCGTTGTCGACGACCGCCATCGAGTCGACCTGCGTCGACCCGGTCTTCTCGGCTTCGGTATCGTACCACGTACAGCCGAAGAAGTTACCACATAGCTCCGGGTCACAGCCATCTGCTGCGAGGACGTTAATGTGCGTGTCCCCGTTCAACTGCGTCCGTTCCCCGTGTGGCAGCTCGATGACTTCGAATCCCAGCTCTTCGATCGCCTCCCGCAAGTAATCCCATCGGTAATCGTGAATTAACACCGGAATGTCAGTGTCCAGACGCTCGAGCGTCGCGGGGTCGAAGTGATCGGGATGAATGTGCGAGATGTAGATGTAGTCGGCGTCGTTGAAGTCCTCGGGTTCGAAATCCGGTTCGGGGTAGTGCGCCCACGATCCGTAGTACGCGCCGTCGACCAGCCAGGGATCACAGAGGATCTTCGTATCCTCGTCTTCGATCACGATTGCCGCTGACTCGAGGTACGTTACTCGCATACCGTCTCTCCTCGCCGGTGTCGACCTTTATTATGAGTAACCTATCGGGTACAGTATACGTCTCTTGAGAAGGGCGTGAGATCCGAATAGTTGGTGCATCGTTCACCTACGTGTTCCGTTCCGGGAGCGCAATTCTCGTGCGTTTTCGGCCGATAACGGTGTCTGAGCGCGGACCGACGAGAGATAGTGCTCCAATTACAGAGTTAAGGGATGCCAACCGGATGGATACCGAGTCGCTTCCATCGCACGGGCAGTATCGACTCGAGTGCCGCTAGCGAAACGTATCATCCGACCCCCCTCGAGCGTCGAACTCGACGTATCGCCGGCCCGCGAGACCTGCGGCTGCGAGTGC
Protein-coding sequences here:
- a CDS encoding DMT family transporter — protein: MNVHRDYEVTPAIALAFAVFAASTSAILVRWSAAPSSVAAFYRVLFTTLLVAPIAIVRHREEFGRLSSRDLGFAVVAGVALAVHFAAWFESLNHTSVAASVTLVQTQPIFVAMGAGLVLGERVSRETIVGIAVAIVGAAAMSFGDAGKAPISDATLYGNSLALVGAVTVAGYVLAGRSIRQRVSLFPYVTVVYTACALTLLAFVGAQGHAYVAYPAREWLLFLGMAVGPGVFGHTVVNWVLEYLESVVVSVAWLGEPVGSTVLAFLLLAEVPDAITVVGGLIVLAGIYVTTIERERHSDV
- a CDS encoding PQQ-binding-like beta-propeller repeat protein, with translation MSEQTRRDVVRYAGLSVAIGMGVTTVTADGSADDESATTDDSSGWSSIRGDAGNTGFAPNATGPTSPAAVAWEYDHGGSFAVVDGTVYLAADGRVHAIDAIGGSLEWETAITTADGAEQVEVMGPPAVAHDTVYVTTRGRDPDLTALDAATGDRRWQASDLGYETNRAPVVANGRVFVVADKVLYALDARSGERRWQFKPEPMPIGDGRTRGDGFQREPVAVADGTVFAVSNNRLFALDAETGAERWRDRVDDWRSNTFTGYPVAAGGVVAVVKSDAVRIYDAETGSERSTVPSHSLDVLGDDRVYAVIDQEGDRTTVAGYDLETGNRVWQPSDRAGSPVSTAVDDHSVYVGLEASGVAAFGRTDGTREWHVDVDATPRQLAVVGDTVYASGDALFAIRTEDESGGDGGAGGNDEETSAGDGDEASSDVESQSTDGADDTPGFTAGASVAGGTLVLEWLRRRAADE
- the queC gene encoding 7-cyano-7-deazaguanine synthase QueC; its protein translation is MTATSQTATDESSTKRAVVLLSGGMDSATAAYEARERGYEIYALHTSYGQRTEDRELECARRLADDLDAAEFLRIETSHLAAIGASSLTDDDLTVADADLESDEIPSSYVPFRNANLLAMAVSYAEANDCDAVFMGAHSEDFSGYPDCRPAFFEAFETVVDVGTKPETEIAIEAPFVEWSKTDIAARGVELEVPFEHTWSCYRENEPACGTCDACAFRLQAFQNVGVCDPIEYAERPSYVEDA
- a CDS encoding 7-carboxy-7-deazaguanine synthase QueE; the encoded protein is MPVSDAVDREDATDREDALPINELFTSLQGEGKLAGVPSVFVRTSGCNLRCWFCDSYHTSWEPTHAWMDLESILAEVESSDATHVVVTGGEPLLHETVVDLLSALDDRGYHVTVETNGTIYRDAPIDLASISPKLESSTPTPERDPRSEISEDSPNGRRRPEGAVNRGEWADRHERDRIDLETLARLVESFDFQLKFVVTDADDVPEIVDLLERLRAVASEPIRDEDVLLMPEGATRERLAETRSRVADLALEYGFRYTPRLHVDLWNDAPET
- a CDS encoding 6-pyruvoyl trahydropterin synthase family protein; protein product: MTSRPGQPDHDAHTRTIDDGPIGSHRVIHVGRDSPIRISTGHRLRHHDGKCARPHGHNYEITVSVAGKLTDEGWVVDKGDITNVIFEWDHMFLLEAGDPLIDAFESAGDDDAVVVLEHPPTAEVMSAVLEEKLEAALPETVSEVAVEVRETSELCGGGRF
- a CDS encoding winged helix-turn-helix domain-containing protein; protein product: MAHGGWTKQQEPESSTLLSALGNKYSAEILCAAGTPKSAQTLSEDIEIPIATCYRRIEELVDVGLLECEGRQLSDEGRRTNIYRRTLDEIEIDFTGDRPQFSRKRRTEAKNRLEEQRQR
- a CDS encoding competence/damage-inducible protein A, whose translation is MDVAVVTVGDELLAGRTTNTNATWLCERLTDRGVAVERVTTVPDRVRDIARVVNEYRAEYDAVVVTGGLGPTHDDVTMEGVAAALGRELEEHDDALEWLTEVGGYERDDLTDGTEELPAGARALHNEVGVAPGAVLESVYVLPGVPEEMRAMFETIESEFTGEPRHREVVVADEPESALLERVQTLRETFDVTVGSYPGDSVRLSIEGTDETTVESAAAWLRERVETSDA
- a CDS encoding FAD synthase, whose protein sequence is MTRTVIAQGTFDVLHPGHVHYLEQAASMGDELYVIVARKSNVDHKETPICAARQRRDVVAALEAVDEAILGHEEDIFVPIEEIDPDVIVLGHDQHHDEAAIEDELERRGIDCEIRRAEGREPRYEEELLSTRLIVDRILEQRGNRSP
- a CDS encoding Mov34/MPN/PAD-1 family protein, with translation MGLFDALFRSSEILGIAGETLEFALESAEASHPNEYMGMLRGTEASQLGLDRDGLVITDVLVIPGTETNSVSATVKTNQIPNDVRSLGSVHSHPNGVLRPSDADLQTFGRGSVHIIIGAPYRRTDWQAFDSHGQQTTLDVIDVELPDAEDFFDFTQADIDEELR
- a CDS encoding DHH family phosphoesterase, producing the protein MTRDSAGEAGEDGHSVVYDLAPDCTAEDVEEGTAYLAEINGIVEYGVFVDLSDSISGLVHESVLEGTYRVGDELVVELENVRENGDLAFEPVDVEEYDVESVSHDYALTGTGRLEANVGEQIHLEGEVVQVKQTGGPTLFHVADEDGVVPCAAFEEAGVRAYPSIEVGDLVRVTGTPERHEGTVQIEVDGLSTLDGDVEREARERLEEALEARAQPHEVEPLIDWPAFEKLRPDLEEVARLLRRTVLEGRPIRVRHHADGDGMCAAVPVQIALEQFIADVHEDDDAPRHLVKRLPAKAPFYEMEDATRDLNFALEDRAKHGQQLPLLLMLDNGSTVEDVPAYETLTHYDIPIVAIDHHHPDPEAVEDLLDAHVNPYLHDEDYRITTGMLCVELARMIYPELTDELRHIPAVAGLADRSKADAMDQYLELAAEEGYDETRLKDVSEALDYAAFWLRYNSGDQLISDLLEVDADDEQRHRDLVSFFADRAREEVDEQLDAAMAHVEHEVLDNDVHLYRIDVENYAHRFTYPAPGKTTGEIHDRKIEETGDPVITVGYGPDFAVLRSDGVRLDIPNMVSELEAEVPGAGVSGGGHLVVGSIKFVKGKREEVIDALVEKMAAADIDEALSSAVPIDD
- a CDS encoding MBL fold metallo-hydrolase, which translates into the protein MRVTYLESAAIVIEDEDTKILCDPWLVDGAYYGSWAHYPEPDFEPEDFNDADYIYISHIHPDHFDPATLERLDTDIPVLIHDYRWDYLREAIEELGFEVIELPHGERTQLNGDTHINVLAADGCDPELCGNFFGCTWYDTEAEKTGSTQVDSMAVVDNGEYTVVDTNDCPYPIAESVFQRIKHEYGHIDLLCHQYSAAQFYPQAVTNYDHETKLRERDRVIREKHELALEFIDIFEPDYYMPFAGEYVLAGNLAHLNQYTANPPRERAYEFFRQNVDPDEHECVFLNSGEYIDLETGERSAPFEPIDQEEKRRYIEEELAPRTFDYETDPMPTLSELKAYVPYAYENFEEKRERIGYNTDTTVLIPLLDDVCLELSANGEGYRYVTDVDVDDYDGYLKMEVDPRLLRRLFDGPHNAYWADAKIGSHIGISKEPDIYERGLFNCLGSFHTHGYDVETDADVEATETTEVTESAGD